A single window of Brevundimonas vitisensis DNA harbors:
- the rdgB gene encoding RdgB/HAM1 family non-canonical purine NTP pyrophosphatase: MLKLIKGMRLVAATHNPGKAREIAALLDGNYEIVTAADAGVPEPDETETTFVGNALLKARHAADRCGIVSLADDSGLSVAALDGAPGIFSARWAGPGKDFALAMRKVEQRLEEGGSRDTRAWFTSALAVSWPDGPSVVVEGRVDGHLTFPPRGDRGFGYDPIFIPDGHDQTFGEMDPAIKDAMSHRALAFAKLKAALID, translated from the coding sequence ATGTTGAAACTGATCAAGGGTATGCGGCTGGTCGCGGCGACCCATAATCCGGGAAAGGCCCGCGAGATCGCCGCCCTGCTGGACGGAAATTACGAGATCGTCACGGCCGCCGACGCGGGGGTGCCTGAACCGGACGAAACCGAGACCACCTTTGTCGGCAATGCGCTGCTGAAAGCACGCCATGCGGCAGACCGTTGCGGCATTGTGTCCCTGGCCGACGACTCGGGCCTGTCGGTCGCAGCCCTGGACGGAGCGCCCGGCATCTTTTCCGCCCGGTGGGCCGGACCCGGAAAGGATTTCGCCCTGGCCATGCGCAAGGTCGAGCAGCGGCTGGAAGAGGGGGGGTCGCGCGACACCCGGGCCTGGTTCACCTCGGCGCTCGCTGTCTCATGGCCGGACGGGCCCAGTGTGGTGGTCGAAGGACGCGTGGACGGCCACCTGACCTTTCCCCCGCGCGGGGATCGGGGCTTCGGATATGATCCGATCTTCATCCCGGACGGCCATGACCAGACGTTCGGGGAGATGGATCCCGCGATCAAGGACGCCATGAGCCACCGCGCCCTGGCCTTTGCCAAGCTGAAGGCCGCGCTGATTGACTAG
- a CDS encoding Smr/MutS family protein — MTRRGDPLSPEDRRLWARITGTVAPRRAVKAARIDPPEPVPPTVAAPVNRRLPVPSTPAASTVAHPAAPHRPRAAPEPLEPRRQRRLARERDPIEARIDLHGFSRFEAEDRLKAFLTGAQARGCRSVLVITGQGRRGGGVIRASIQEWLQAAQLRGVVSGYAVAHRRHGGDGAIYVTLTRR; from the coding sequence ATGACCCGGCGCGGCGACCCGCTGAGTCCAGAGGACCGCCGCCTGTGGGCCCGGATCACCGGCACCGTCGCGCCGCGCCGCGCGGTCAAGGCGGCCCGGATCGACCCGCCCGAGCCAGTTCCTCCCACCGTCGCTGCGCCGGTGAACCGGCGCTTGCCAGTGCCCTCCACCCCGGCGGCCAGCACGGTCGCCCACCCGGCTGCGCCACATCGTCCCCGCGCCGCGCCGGAGCCGCTGGAGCCGCGACGTCAGCGGCGCCTGGCCCGCGAGCGCGATCCGATCGAGGCACGCATTGATCTGCATGGCTTCTCGCGCTTCGAGGCAGAAGACCGTCTGAAGGCATTTCTGACGGGGGCCCAGGCGCGGGGGTGCCGCTCGGTTCTGGTCATCACCGGCCAGGGGCGGCGCGGCGGCGGCGTGATCCGGGCCTCGATCCAGGAATGGTTACAGGCCGCCCAGCTGCGCGGCGTGGTCAGCGGCTATGCCGTCGCTCACCGTCGGCACGGCGGCGACGGGGCCATCTATGTGACCCTGACCCGCCGCTGA
- the rsmI gene encoding 16S rRNA (cytidine(1402)-2'-O)-methyltransferase, whose translation MTEPSPFPPAAPPPRPVAPGLYLVATPIGNLRDMTLRALDVLAAADLVLAEDTRVTGKLLSAYGLKAKLERCDDHASERAAQVAIERIGAGAVVALVSDAGTPLVSDPGFVVARTVISAGLPVHPIPGASSLLAALCIAGLPADHVLFAGFLPAKSGARRTALEALKGPHTLVLFESGPRLADSLADMAAVLGPRPAAVARELTKLYEECVRGTLDTLAVDPRCQGPKGEIVVVIGPGTAEVASEADAEAALIEALTRLPPGEAAAEVSRALDLPRKALYRRALALQGRR comes from the coding sequence ATGACCGAGCCTTCGCCTTTTCCGCCTGCTGCCCCACCGCCACGGCCCGTCGCGCCGGGGCTCTATCTGGTGGCGACGCCCATCGGGAACCTGCGGGACATGACGCTGAGGGCGCTGGATGTGCTGGCGGCGGCGGACCTGGTCCTGGCCGAGGACACGAGGGTCACGGGCAAGCTGCTGTCGGCCTATGGGCTGAAAGCGAAACTGGAGCGCTGCGACGACCATGCGTCGGAACGGGCGGCCCAGGTTGCGATTGAAAGGATCGGGGCCGGCGCCGTGGTGGCCCTGGTCTCCGACGCGGGCACACCCTTGGTCAGCGACCCCGGCTTCGTCGTGGCCCGCACTGTGATCTCGGCGGGGCTGCCGGTGCACCCCATCCCTGGTGCCTCCAGCCTGCTGGCGGCCCTGTGCATCGCCGGCCTGCCCGCCGACCACGTGCTGTTTGCCGGCTTCCTGCCGGCCAAGTCAGGGGCCCGGCGCACGGCGCTTGAGGCGCTCAAGGGGCCCCATACCCTGGTCCTTTTCGAGAGCGGACCGCGGCTGGCCGACAGCCTGGCCGACATGGCTGCGGTCCTGGGCCCCCGCCCCGCCGCCGTCGCCCGAGAGCTGACCAAACTCTATGAGGAATGCGTGCGCGGGACGCTGGACACACTGGCCGTCGATCCGCGTTGCCAGGGCCCCAAGGGCGAGATCGTCGTGGTCATCGGGCCCGGAACGGCAGAGGTGGCCAGCGAGGCAGACGCCGAGGCTGCCCTGATTGAGGCCCTGACCCGGCTGCCCCCCGGCGAGGCCGCCGCCGAGGTGTCGCGGGCGCTGGACCTGCCACGCAAGGCCCTCTACCGCCGGGCCCTGGCTCTACAAGGCCGGAGATGA
- the hemW gene encoding radical SAM family heme chaperone HemW has translation MTPLPQRERGRDALALYVHWPYCARICPYCDFNVVRDRGRTEEAERLAAAILADLEAQAALIGPRRLASIFFGGGTPSLMTPDSVATIVDRAHSLFPATGVVEVTLEANPTDAEASRFAALRSAGVNRLSMGVQALDDASLTLLGRNHSAAEAQRAVAVAARAFDRLSIDLIYARPDQTPAAWADELTQALDMGFEHVSPYQLTIESTTAFGRAFARGTLVPPDEDQAAALYETTQAVLEAARFEAYEVSNHARGPAARSAHNMHVWRGGDYLGVGPGAHGRLTRDGSRTTTIAHRRIGDYVAGVAGGEPWIEQEVLSPSGAAEERILLGLRTVEGAALDDLVALGRTMASGPLADLVAEGFLTVTGDHVVATRTGRPVLDGVLRALLT, from the coding sequence ATGACCCCTCTCCCCCAGCGGGAGAGGGGGCGGGATGCCCTGGCCCTCTATGTCCACTGGCCCTACTGCGCGCGGATCTGCCCCTATTGCGACTTCAATGTCGTGCGCGACCGGGGGCGGACGGAGGAGGCGGAGCGGCTGGCGGCGGCGATCCTGGCCGATCTGGAGGCCCAGGCCGCGCTCATCGGCCCCCGGCGTCTGGCCTCGATCTTTTTCGGGGGCGGCACGCCGTCGCTGATGACCCCCGACAGCGTCGCCACCATAGTCGACCGCGCCCACAGCCTGTTCCCGGCCACCGGTGTGGTCGAGGTCACGCTGGAGGCCAATCCCACCGATGCGGAGGCCAGCCGTTTCGCCGCCCTGCGGTCCGCCGGGGTCAACCGGCTGTCGATGGGGGTGCAGGCTCTGGACGACGCGTCCCTGACCCTTCTGGGACGCAACCATTCGGCGGCCGAGGCGCAGCGAGCCGTGGCCGTGGCCGCCCGCGCCTTCGACCGGCTGTCGATCGACCTGATCTATGCGCGACCGGACCAGACTCCCGCCGCCTGGGCCGATGAGCTGACCCAGGCCCTGGACATGGGGTTCGAGCACGTCTCGCCCTATCAGCTGACCATAGAGTCCACGACCGCCTTCGGCCGGGCCTTTGCGCGGGGCACCCTGGTCCCTCCGGACGAAGATCAGGCCGCTGCCCTCTATGAGACGACGCAAGCGGTTCTGGAGGCGGCACGGTTCGAGGCCTATGAGGTGTCCAACCATGCGAGGGGACCGGCGGCGCGGTCCGCTCACAACATGCATGTGTGGCGCGGAGGCGACTACCTCGGCGTCGGCCCCGGGGCCCATGGCCGTCTGACGCGGGACGGCAGCCGCACCACGACCATCGCCCATCGCAGGATCGGAGACTATGTCGCCGGTGTCGCCGGCGGCGAACCCTGGATCGAGCAGGAGGTCCTGTCACCGAGCGGGGCTGCCGAGGAACGCATCCTGCTGGGTCTGCGCACGGTCGAGGGGGCCGCACTGGACGATCTGGTCGCTCTGGGGCGGACGATGGCCTCGGGACCGTTGGCCGATCTGGTCGCTGAGGGTTTTCTCACCGTGACCGGAGACCATGTTGTTGCCACCCGGACGGGCCGTCCGGTGCTGGACGGCGTGCTGAGGGCCCTGCTGACCTAG
- a CDS encoding DUF2975 domain-containing protein produces MPLPTSRPRGIRPGLLTRLRVPGFRTLGPGSVSSLLKVALDVAYVLLALITGLMLILLVVGIFIPLENLDVTVSNDEGGTAQPLTRALLIFALGSISAYFGGFLLILTHLRKIFRTLTLGDPFQPGNVRRLRQIGLILAVVTGGVWLVQGLVAARLAPGIMDPQGIGELLTPVFSVLVVFVLAEVFREGARLRRESELTI; encoded by the coding sequence ATGCCGCTTCCGACCTCCAGGCCGCGCGGAATTCGTCCCGGACTGCTGACGCGCCTTCGGGTTCCCGGTTTTCGGACCCTGGGCCCCGGCTCCGTTTCCAGCCTGCTGAAGGTGGCGCTGGACGTGGCCTATGTGCTTCTGGCCCTGATTACGGGCCTGATGCTGATCCTTCTGGTGGTCGGCATTTTCATTCCGCTGGAGAACCTGGACGTTACCGTCTCCAACGACGAGGGCGGGACTGCCCAGCCCCTGACGCGAGCGCTGCTGATTTTCGCGCTCGGCTCGATCAGCGCCTATTTCGGCGGCTTCCTGCTGATCCTCACGCACCTACGCAAGATTTTCCGGACGCTGACCCTTGGCGATCCGTTTCAGCCCGGCAATGTGCGACGCCTGCGCCAGATCGGTTTGATCCTGGCGGTCGTCACCGGCGGGGTCTGGTTGGTCCAGGGCCTGGTCGCCGCGCGACTGGCCCCGGGCATCATGGACCCTCAAGGGATCGGAGAGCTTCTGACCCCGGTCTTCTCGGTCCTGGTGGTTTTCGTCCTGGCGGAAGTGTTTCGCGAAGGGGCCCGGCTGCGGCGCGAGTCGGAGCTGACCATATGA
- a CDS encoding helix-turn-helix domain-containing protein encodes MTVRIHLDRLLAERRMSLTELSDRVGVTVANLSILKTGKARAIRFSTLDALCRELDCQPGDLIAWTPGPAMIEEEDVGKDPGE; translated from the coding sequence ATGACCGTTCGCATCCATCTGGACCGACTTTTGGCCGAGCGGCGGATGTCGCTGACCGAGCTCAGCGATCGCGTCGGCGTCACCGTGGCCAATCTGTCGATCCTGAAGACGGGCAAGGCGCGGGCGATCCGGTTCTCGACCCTGGACGCCCTGTGCCGCGAGCTGGACTGTCAGCCGGGCGATCTGATCGCCTGGACTCCCGGCCCTGCCATGATCGAGGAAGAAGACGTCGGCAAAGATCCGGGCGAATGA
- a CDS encoding YraN family protein, translating into MKPPVPGPPSSSRSLRGGRSRREGRGAEWIAALWLMAKGYQILGFRLRSRAGEIDILARRGQVLAVVEVKRRTTLEAALAALGPDQHRRLLSAGQAVLHGRPALKGFDLRIDLVALAPGRVPVHRRGVVPTEVDLR; encoded by the coding sequence ATGAAGCCCCCTGTGCCCGGGCCGCCGTCCTCCTCACGCAGCTTGAGAGGCGGGCGGTCGCGCCGCGAGGGGCGTGGAGCGGAGTGGATCGCGGCCCTCTGGCTGATGGCGAAGGGCTATCAGATCCTGGGGTTTCGCCTACGCAGCCGGGCCGGAGAGATCGACATCCTGGCGCGCCGGGGACAGGTGCTGGCCGTGGTGGAGGTCAAGCGGCGCACGACCCTGGAGGCGGCCCTGGCGGCGCTTGGCCCCGATCAGCACCGTCGCCTGCTGTCAGCCGGTCAGGCGGTGTTGCACGGGCGCCCCGCCCTGAAAGGTTTCGACCTTCGCATCGACCTGGTGGCGCTGGCGCCCGGTCGGGTTCCGGTCCATCGTCGCGGTGTGGTTCCGACGGAGGTCGACCTCAGATGA